The Candidatus Margulisiibacteriota bacterium genomic sequence TGGAACAGCCAGCGCAACATCCAATCAAACAGGAGGATTATTAGTTAATGGCAATGTAGGTATAGGGACTACTAGCCCGAATGAAAAATTGTCGATAGCTAATGGAAACCTGGATATTTTGAATACAAGCCCATATATTAATTTTTTAAGAGCCGGGACTAATACTGATTATCAGGTGATAAATGATGCAGGTTATTTTAGAATTAAAAAAGCAATTGATGGAGCCACTTGGTCTGATCTGATAACAGTAAAAAATGATGGCAACGTTGGAATCGGGACCGCAAGTCCGGGAGGATTTATAAATACAGGAGAGTATTTTAAACCAGATTCTTCCGGTACAAATACTGATATTTATTCCGCTAATAATGAAGCGGTTTTGAACTTGGTTTCAAACCAAAACGCGGTTGGCGCGCACATCGGCGGGCTATATTTTACCAGAGCCGCTGGCAATACTGATGCTCACAGGCAAATTGCCGCTATTCAAGCCAGGCAGACACAAGCCAGCGGTATTTCGGGTGGAGATTTGTATTTTTTTACCAAAATAAATGGCAGTGGTAACGGAATAGACAGTCCTAATATGGCCATAACAAATCAAGGTAACGTTGGTATAGGGACAAACAGTCCTGCGGGGAGACTGCATGTTGTCGGGGGTGGCCTATATGTTGACGCAGATGGTAGTGGCCAATTAAATCTTCGTGGCAGCAGTAATACCGCAAATCGATTATATATGGGATACAATACAGGCAGTGATTATACATATATTCAGGGTGTAACTGATTTTATTTCCTATAGAACATTGGCTTTAAATCCAAGCGGTGGCAACGTTGGTATCGGAACCACAGCACCTAATTATAAATTACATGTTAATGGAGAAGCTCAAATTAATAACACGGGAAACTCTACTTTTTTATATATAGGCAATGTTGATGGTACACGTACCTTTGGTGCGTTGGGCACCTCGGCTGATAATAATGGCTATTTCAGAATTCAAGCAATTAAAACATCCAGTACTTACGGTGACATTGTCATGAATAACTCCGGTGGCAACGTTGGTATCGGAACAACGAGTCCTGGTGCAAAATTAGAGGTATCGGGAGACTTTAAATTAAACTATAGTTACCGCCATTTGAAATTGTTCGATATCAGGGGTGTTTCCACAGCCGGAGATTATTTTACAGTTGAGCATTATAGTGACGGTAGTGGTGAAAATGCCACATATGCAACAAGGTACTATGATTCTTCAACAGCTACAATAAGCGGTCCTTTATTTAGTTTGAGCAGTACTGGTTCGGCATATTTAGTTAAAGCCGGAATAGGTTATTCAGACTCTGGTACAGCTACCTTGGCGGTAAATGGTAATGTAGGTATAGGGACTACTTCTCCGGCAGTGAAACTGCATGTTTCCGGTGGATCCGGTATGATTGAGAATACATCACCTTATCTGATTCTAAAAGACAGCAATAATACGGATCCTGCCGGTTTAGTCGGTTATATTAGCATTCAAGGCTCAGACAGTTTGGAAAAAGCCTGGATTGGTGATGGTGGGTTAAACGCACTACTTAGTTTTTATGGTGGGACCGGCTATAGTTCAAATTTTTATACAAATGGTGCAGAGCGCGTGAGAATTGATATATCTGGCAATGTAGGTATTATGACTACAACGCCGGGAGCACCTTTGGAAATCTATGCATTTGATGGAAAGCATATACGATTGAGTGAGGGTGTTACCAATTACGGAGAAATCGGTTATGGTTATGCAGGCGCGGGCGGGGCCATGACCTGGATAGGGACAAACTTAAACTCTACCAGCTTAGCAAGAACACAATCCAATGTATCCTGGCCGAGCTGGTTTTCACTTTATGATACATATAATGATTATTACTATGTAGGGAGAATAGCAGCAGGTGGTGGGTCCACGGTAACAGTTCCTTTTTTTATTAAAAATGATGGCAACGTCGGTATCGGAACTACAAATCCGCAAAGGATATTACATGTTCATGCCACGACAGACGGCAACTTATGGGTCAGAGCGGGTTCCGAGTTTGGTGCTGGTTACAGCGGAACAGCCATTCAGTCTGTTAATGATGCTAATAATACTACTACAACGTTGAACCTTGCCGGGGCACCTATCGTCATGTTGGGTAACGTTGGTATGGGTATAGCTAACCCAGCCTATAAACTGGATGTGGCTTCCGGCTGGGTAAACTCGGTCAGCGGCTACAAGACCAACGGCGCGGACTATGCTGAGTACTTTGAAAATGAAGAACAAATCTCTACAGGTTCGGTGGTCGGAATAAATACAGCAACCGGTAAAGTAAGAAAATATCAGCCGAGTGATGAACTTCTGGGGATTTGCACCGAAGGTCACGGTTTTATTGGGAACAATATGGATGAATCAAATGTTAATTATTCTCTGATAGGACTGCTTGGCCAGCTGGAATTTAATAAAAATGAAACGATTATTGTCGGCCGTCTGGTGAAAACAACCGATGGTAAAAAGATCGGGATACTTCTCAGCAATGGGAAAGTGTTTATTGGAAAGTGAAAAGTTAAACCGCACAAGTCATTACGAGGAGTGAAACGACGAGGCCAGCCGTCGCTTTACCGCTATAGCTGGCAGGCAAGTCCGGAATGACAACGCAAACAAACATTGTAAAGTTTTTTCAATATTCAATTGCCCTCGAAATTCACTTAAAACCATAGTGCATATTTAAAATCGTCGTAGTATAATACTCTCCGGTTTTTTGTTTTTTTCGTGGTAATTGCCCGACACATAACACTTACCACCTAACACATATCACTTTTTAAAGGAGGCATAATAGATGGGGACAAAGAATGTGTATTTTTTTGGAAAAGGAAAGGCCGACGGTAACGGCAAAATGAAAGATCTGCTTGGCGGCAAAGGTGCCGGCCTGGCTGAAATGACAAATTCCGGTGTAGCCGTGCCTGCCGGTTTTACAATCACTACTGAGGTTTGTGATCACTATTATAAAAATGGTAAAAATCTTCCTGCCGGACTGGAAGAAGAAGTTGAAGAGAATATAACAAAACTGGAAGCAACCATGGGTATGAAACTGGGTGAGGAATTAAATCCTCTTTTGGTTTCTGTCAGATCAGGTGCCAAGGAATCCATGCCCGGTATGATGGATACCATTTTAAACCTTGGTATTAATGATAAGGTTGTGGAAAGTCTGATTAAGAAAACAAATAATCCGCGTTTCGCCTGGGATTCCTACAGACGTTTCATTCAGATGTTTTCCGACGTGGCCATGGATGTGCCCAAACACAATTTTGAAGAAGCGCTTACTGAGGCCAAACATAAGAAAGCCAAAGATACAGGCCGTGATCCTAAAGAAGTAAAGGATACGGACTTGTCTGCTGATGATTTGAAACAACTGGTTGTAGTTTTTAAAGGAATTTATAAAAAAGAAAAGGGCGAAGATTTTCCTCAGGAACCCCGCAAACAAATGTGGGCTGCTATAAAAGCTGTTTTCAATTCCTGGAACAATGAACGCGCGATCGTCTATCGTCAGAAATATAATATTAAAGGTCTGCTCGGTACTGCCGTAAACGTACAGTCCATGGTTTTCGGTAATATGGGCGATACCTCAGCAACCGGAGTATGTTTCTCCAGAAACCCGGCCAACGGTGAGAACAAGTTTTACGGAGAATTTCTGATCAACGCCCAGGGTGAAGACGTAGTAGCAGGTATTCGTACGCCGCAGAAAATTTCTGTGGAATCTTCCAAAGAATGGTCCCAGGTACATGGTATTTCCGAAGAGGACAGAAAAAACAAATATCCTTCTCTGGAAGAACTGATGCCGGTCGCCTACAAGCAGCTTATAGAATATAAAAATAAACTGGAAAAGCATTACCGTGATATGCAAGATATGGAATTTACCATTCAGGAAGGCAATCTCTACATGTTGCAGACCAGGAACGGTAAAAGGACCGGGTTCGCCGCAATAAAATGCGCTGTGGACATGGTAAAAGAGGGTCTTATCGATGAAAAAGAAGCAGTACTCAGGGTTAATGCCGACCAGCTGAACGAGGTTCTTAGACCGGTTTTTAATAAATCGGACAAAGAAAAGGCAAGAGGTGAAGGCCGGATCGTGGCCAGAGGCCTTAATGCCGGTCCGGGAGCAGCATGCGGCCAGGTTTATTACACAGCGCCAGAAGCAGTAGAAGCTGCTGAAAAACGTGGTGAAAAAGTAATTCTGGTTCGTTATGAAACAACTCCTGAAGATATTAAAGGTATGATTGTGGCCCAAGGTATTCTGACAGCAATGGGCGGAGCCACTTCACACGCTGCCGTTGTGGCCAGGCAGCTCGGTACGGTCTGCGTAGCCGGCTGTAACAAACTGCATATTGATTATGTGAAGAAGCAGATGACTGTAGATAATCAGGTTGTAAAACAGGGTGATTTTTTATCAATAGACGGTTTTACAGGAGAAGTTATCCTGGGTAAGATTACAACTATTCCTTCAGAAATTTTACAAGTTTTAATTGAAGGAACTTTGCCGGTTGGCGAGTCGGAACTTTTTCAGGAATATCAACTGCTAATGAGCTGGGCAGACAAGTATAGAACCCTCGGTATCAGGACTAATGCCGATCAACCTGATCAGAGTATAGTTGCCAGAAAATTCGGAGCAGAGGGTATAGGGCTTTGTCGTACAGAGCATATGTTTTTCGGCGGAGACCGTATCAAAGCCGTGCGTGAAATGATTTTAGCCAGCGACACAGCAGGACGTGAAAAAGCTCTGGATAAATTACTGCCCATGCAGGTAGACGATTTTGTAGGTATTTTTGAAGCTATGTCAGGTTTGCCGGTAACTATTCGTTTACTTGATCCTCCTCTACATGAATTTCTACCTAACAAAGATGAAGAAATCAAAGAACTCGCAGCAGAAATGAAAGTAAGTTTTGACGTATTGAAAAACAAAGTCAAATCTCTGCATGAATTTAATCCTATGCTTGGACATCGCGGTTGTCGTTTGGGTATTACCTATCCTGAAATTTATGACATGCAGTTCAGAGCTATAATTCTCGCGGCCATAACCATCAAACAAAAAGGTGAAGATATTGTTCCGGAAATTATGATTCCTCTTGTGGGTGATGTAATGGAGTTCACGATACTAAGAGATAATTGCGTGAAGATCATTGAAGATGAAACCAAAAAAGCCGGTATCAATCTGGATTACAAGATCGGAACGATGATCGAAGTTCCCAGAGCGGCTATTACAGCAGACACTATTGGTAAGGAAGCGGAATTTTTCTCCTTCGGTACCAATGATCTTACTCAAATGACTTGCGGATTCAGTCGTGACGATTCCGGATCATTTTTAGGTGAGTACGTAGAAAAGGGTATTTATGAATTTGAGCCTTTTCAGGTATTGGACCAGGAAGGTGTCGGCGAACTCATGAAGATCGCCGTACAAAAAGGCAGAAGCGTTAAGTCCGATCTGAAAATGGGGATTTGCGGTGAACATGGCGGCGAGCCAATGACTATCGCTTTTTGCCATAAAATCGGTTTAAATTACGTAAGTTGTTCACCGTATCGTATACCTATTGCGCGTCTGGCTGCGGCACATGCTGCGTTAAAAGCGTAATAGTTTATAGTTAAGTTTTTTTTACAGAAGGGTTGAGGGGATATTTTCTTCAACCCTTCTGGTTTATGGAATGATAAAGATAAATGAAATATGAATAATCAATGACTTTATCTAACAATACTATCGATTCCATCCGTGACAAGACTGACATTGTAGAACTGATAGGTCAGTATGTAAGGCTCAAGAAAAAGGGCCAGAATTTTCTCGGTCTCTGCCCATTCCATCAAGAAAAAACCCCCTCATTTACCGTAAATCCGGTTAAAAATATCTGGCATTGTTTCGGGTGCGGTTCTGGTGGAAATGTTTTTGGTTTTCTTACCCGCATAGAAAATATCAATTTCATCGAAGCAGCCAGAATGTTGGCAGAAAAAGCCGGAATTACTCTGGAAGAGGATAAGAATTATTCTCCGGCCATAAATGATAAAAAAAATATTAACTATGAAATAATGAAGCAGGCGCTTGTTTATTTTGAAGCAAACCTTTCGGAAGAAAGAGTCTCAAAATACTTAGCTCAGCGCAAGATCAACACAGGGATTTCTGCTGATATGCATTTGGGTTATGCTAAGGCCCAACCTAACTCCTTATATTTATCCTTAAAGAAACATTACAGCGACAACGATTTGCTGGATACCGGTCTTTTTGTGGACTCGCATTCCGGCATACTGGACCGTTTTATTGACCGGCTTATATTCCCAATTTTTGATCTGCAGAACAGGGTAGTTGCTTTTGGTGGTCGCACTCTGGGTAATGATACTGCCAAATATATAAACTCTCCGGAAACCATGATTTATCACAAAAGCGATCATTTGTTTGCTTTAAATACAGCCCGTCCCTTTATAAAAGAAAACGACAATAGTCTGATACTGGTGGAAGGATATATGGATGCATTGGCCCTGTACCAGAGCGGTGTGCGAAATGTTTCGGCTGTTCTGGGTACATCGCTTACCCCACAACAGGTTAAACTCGCGGAAAGATACGCTGAAAATATTTATTTGTGTTTTGACGCAGATGATGCCGGACAAAAAGCTGTTATCAGGGCGGTAGAACTATTGCGTAATACTCAGTCCAAGGTTAAGGTTATTAATTTACTGGACTGTAAAGACCCGGATGATTTTGTTAAAAAATACGGTGGAGAAAAATTCGCAGAACAGATAAATACTGCCTTGCCTTTATTAAAATTTGCTCTTTATCACATAATAAATCAGTATTCACCTTTAGGTAAAGCTGCACAACTGGGCATTGAAGATAAATCCCGTATCATCAAGGATGTTAAAGAAGTTTATGCTGAACAGGATGAAATGATAAAAAATGAATATATCGGAGAACTGGCCCAAATTTTGAAACTTGATAACGAATTTATTAAAGCGAAGTTTTATTCATACAAAATTTTTAATATGCGCAATAAAGCTGTTTATTATAATACCAAGCAAATCGGCAAACAGGAAAAACAGGAAAAAGAAATTTTATCAGTACTTATCAATGATACCGATCTTCGCAAGGAATTTGTACAGAAATTTTCTGAGTACGATTTCGAGGACAAGGATCATCAGGAGATCTTCAAGTTGCTCAGAGAAAACATTGATAAGAAAGTAGATGAATTGCTCAGCGATTTGCCAGCTGAAATTTCCAAGCGCATAACTGAGTTTTCTATGCTAGAATCTATCATTAACAAACGTTTGCATATCGAGGACCATTTTAAGTCATTGCAGCAGCGAAACAAAAATAAAAGGATAGCATTTTTAAAATCAGAAATAAATAGACTTGAAAAACTGGCTGATTTTGATAAACTAACATTGCATCAAAAAGAGTTATCAGATTTAATAAAGCAATCATGAAAAAAGAAGCAACCTTCAAAGAAGAAACTTTCGAAAAAGATGGTCATATCCTGGATATCCTTGATAAGAACGAAGTAGAGCTGGAAGAAATAGACATTATTGTCGACGAAGCAGTCGAAGAAGTGGCCGAAGAAATAGAAGAAGAACTGGAAGAGCTGGAGATTGAGGAACTGGCCGCTGACAGGGCAGACCGTTTTGATTCCATCAAAGCTTACCTCAAAGAAATAGGTCGTATCAAATTATTAAAACCTGATGAAGAACTGGAAATAGCCAGAAAAATTCAGGATGAGCATGATGAGGAAGCACGCAAGGTTCTGATCCGGACTAACTTGCGCCTGGTAGTAAGCATTGCCAAGCGTTACAACGGCAGAGGGTTGTCTTTTCTGGACCTGATTCAGGAAGGCAATATCGGGTTGATGAAAGCTGTAGAAAAATATGACTACAAAAAGGGTTATAAGTTTTCTACCTATGCTACCTGGTGGATACGTCAAGCTATCACCCGTGCGATAGCGGACCAGTCGCGGTCTATTCGACTGCCGGTGCATGTGGTGGAAACAATAAACAAACTGAAAAAAATATCCAAAATGTTCATGCAGGAAAATAAGCGTAAGCCCAGCGAAGAAGAGCTGGCTACTTTAAGCGAATTTCCCATTAACAAAATTCGTGAGCTGGTAAAAATTTCTCAGCTTCCTATATCACTGGAAACTCCAATAGGAGATGACGACAGTAACAATTTATCCGATATAGTGGAAGGAGATTCCGCTAAAAACCCCGAAGAAAAAGTGCTCGCCGACCTGCTGCGTGAAGATTTGGAAAGAGTGCTTTCCAGTTTTCTTACCGAACGTGAACAGATGGTACTGCGTCTGCGTTTTGGTTTGCATGACGGCATGCCCAGGACTTTGGAAGAAGTAGGTCATGTGTATAATGTAACTCGGGAACGTATTCGTCAGATAGAGTCAAAAGCTCTGGAAAAACTTCGTCAGCAGACTAAAAATAGTCATATCGCCTCATATTTAGCGTAATTTTTTGAGTGTCATCGCGAGGAGCATTTACGACGTGACCAGCTGTCCCAGTACTATGGCTGGTAAACAATCCTCTAAAGTAATAGTGGATTGCTTACCTGCCGAAGCCCTTGGGCGAAGGAGGGCCGCGCTTCGCTCGCAATGTCTCCGTCGCCATGCGAAAAGTCCTATAGAATGGTTGTTGAACAGATATAGTTTTTTGTTTTTTTTCAAAAGGAACTACTCATGTTTTGCTTAAAAGCGCTTAATATATTAAAATAATTGAATAAATCAACTATGAAAAAAATGAAATTTATTCATTCAGCTTACGAAATAATTTATAGGCGATGCCAAAAATTGGCACCGCAAAGTAATGCTGGAGGTATGGAAGATATGAATAATAAAGTAGTAAATGTAAAAGAAAAAGTAAGAGAATTCAGTGCCGATAAAATAAAATTGAATATCAATGGTTCATTATTATCAGTAGCCGATATCATGAAGATGGCAAATGGTAAAACAATATTGATAGACGCGATCGATAATGTAATAACAGAGCTAAACGGAGGGTATCAGTTTTCTAAAGAAATAGCTGAGGATTGGGTAAACAGATTACTTCTTTTAACCAAAGTAGGTCAAGAAGTTATGGCTGATCCTTATGCTATGTTAAAAGATACCGCCAGATATGCCCCTCCTCAATTTTTTACTCAAGATAAATTAGAAGAATACAAAAATAATTCTGATGTAATAGTTCTGGATACTATGCCTAATGTCGCATTAAAAGATCCGTCTCCTGCTGAAAATAAAATTATGAAACATACACTCAGAATAATACCTGCCGGTGGTGTGGACTCTACCTTTTATAAAGGATTAAATAAAGAAGAAAAAGCACAATTGATGGAAATGTTATACGATAAAGAACTTGTGGATGTTTTTGGTAAGTATGATGCCAAAGATTATATTATAAGATCTTTTGCTTCAATTAATGACAAAACTGAGAAAAAAAATGTATCAATAATTGAATCATTAATTGTTAATTCATATAAAAACGGCATTCGCAATATTGCTTTATATGGTAATGGCATGAGCTATCAACCTATTAAAGAATATTTAGATAAAAAATTCGGTCATATTAAAGATTTAAATATTGTTGTAATACCGCAACCGTTATTACCGAAAATGAAAAAAGTTGATAATGAAGTTATCATCTCCGCTGCAAATGGTGGTTATCCCGGTGGCCATGGTCATGGTTTGAAATCATGTCTGGCACACGAGGAGATTCAGAGCCTTATTAAAGAAAATGATTTAACAAATTTTTATTTTAGTAATGCCGATAATATACCGGCTGACAGTTGGGGTGCAGGGCATATAGCAAAGGTTATCAACAATTTGGATGATAAGGATATGGCATTTTTCTTTGTATGGGAACTATTGCGTAAAGGTGGTTTCGGAGGCGAAATTCAGGATAAACTTTTAAATGTTTTATACAACCAGGTTATAGAAGTAGAGCTTGCCGGTAAATGCGGAGTAGATTTAAGCAAATTTGCCGATTCCAAAGGTGGATATAATACAAACGTCGCTGCTGGAAATTTAGAAAAAACCGGTGAAACTTTTAAAGATATGCCCATGGCTTTGAAACAAAAAGGAAATGAATATATGTTCGAGGCGTCGCTCGGAACAGCAGCTACAACTAAACAGGATCATAAAACCGGAGAACCCAGTTTGCAAAAAAATACAAAATCTGTGTTAGGCCCTAAAGAAGCGGCCTTTCAACATTGGATGCATATTGCTATCAGAGCTAGAGGTGACCTGTTGTTCGCTCTTATGTCCAACCTGGTTAAAGTAGTAAAAATCGATACAGAATATGGGCCATTATATACCTTAACAATGAATAGAAAAGGTGATATGCCATTCCCTATTCTTAAAGGAGAAATTGCTGATAAAGCAAATACTTTTGAATTTGTCAGAGCATTTATTAATGCTCATGTTGATGTTTCTGAATTTACTGGGACAATTGAAATTAATGGTAATCCTAAAGATGTTACATTTACAGGGAACATTAAATTTATAGGTGGAATTGACTCAAAAATAACTTTTAATTTTAACAGAACTGGTGGTGTCAACGGTGGTATTTTTGACATGACTGAAAAGAAGAATGCGGAATATACATTTAATTAGAAAAATATATAGTTCATTTTAGTAACAAAAGCAGGGTTAAATCCCTGCTTTTTTGTTATCTTTTTCGTTAACGGATTGCACGCAAAAAATCCATGTATACTCAAATTGACAGGAGCATTTCGCAATGCTATGATGACGAAAATTTCAAGCAGAGGTGGTCAAATGAAAACAAGTTCCAAAAAATGGCTGGCAGTATCAATAATTTTATCCTTATTTTTAATAGCAGGTTGCGGTACCGCAAAAAAAGTTGCGGACGGAAATAAACCTGTTGAAGTTACAATCTGGATCATGCCGAATTCCTTAGAACCAGCCAATGATTTGGAAAAAGTTTTGGAAGGTTTCAACAAAAGAAACAAAAATATCAAAGTAAAAATTACTTCACTGGACTGGGGAGCTGCCTGGGTTCGTATCACCACAGCAGCTGTTTCCGGCGATGCTCCGGATATCGTCCAGCTTGGGACAACCTGGGTTGCGGCCATCAGCAGCATGGGTGCTTTGTATGATCTGAGCAACTGGATCGGCGAGATCGGCGGACCAAACAAATTCCTGGCTTCTTCCTGGAAAACTTCAGGTATTGAAGGTTCCAATCAGGTTACAGCTATTCCCTGGTTTGTGGATGCCAGAGCAATGTATTACAGAACTGATGTTTTCAATAAACTTGGTCTAACAAAAAAAGATGTCGAGACCTGGG encodes the following:
- a CDS encoding peptidase G2 autoproteolytic cleavage domain-containing protein, translated to MKKILYLLLIIVCIPVMAMIENKPSGLMLLYVATPNVGVVISLNGNVGIGTTNPLTKLHLKYDGSVIDGLMFDDTNIANPRIWKIGAGVGLAGGFGLYDATAASIRVMVSSNGNVGIGTTSPAYKLDINGSVRYGSSQTNPANYDQLYSSAGVYYNADGTYYHDLVQTTARPYVSTGVTAGGYHRGMMTDLTYYDSGGTYTGTLGTMTGYQTNVGIENAGSGTAITSVTGFQSNVFSYTGTTIANAYGLYLAFAGAGTVNNNYGIYQASASQKNYFGGAVGIGTVSPDYNLQVNSDTYAANIAISTKANYNSTLLFGSDIDGGTNTRWGILGMDYPNNVFKIVNGGSNGAFASNTKGLMINPSGNIGIGNINPDAKLDIISTTDNNPGSNQAIQFNGLFGFRMDAGTYTNLNLDRYSGGWASTPIMTWDRNAGYVGISAATPNYYLTIGENTAGNNTNYSLAVLRHGSMANPGTYSSAAPALYIGDISGDGPSAGIDTTGVVNFSLARVGDSDTYADNATLLMLRNDTGEGIRVSGKRNVFIGYGTASATSNQTGGLLVNGNVGIGTTSPNEKLSIANGNLDILNTSPYINFLRAGTNTDYQVINDAGYFRIKKAIDGATWSDLITVKNDGNVGIGTASPGGFINTGEYFKPDSSGTNTDIYSANNEAVLNLVSNQNAVGAHIGGLYFTRAAGNTDAHRQIAAIQARQTQASGISGGDLYFFTKINGSGNGIDSPNMAITNQGNVGIGTNSPAGRLHVVGGGLYVDADGSGQLNLRGSSNTANRLYMGYNTGSDYTYIQGVTDFISYRTLALNPSGGNVGIGTTAPNYKLHVNGEAQINNTGNSTFLYIGNVDGTRTFGALGTSADNNGYFRIQAIKTSSTYGDIVMNNSGGNVGIGTTSPGAKLEVSGDFKLNYSYRHLKLFDIRGVSTAGDYFTVEHYSDGSGENATYATRYYDSSTATISGPLFSLSSTGSAYLVKAGIGYSDSGTATLAVNGNVGIGTTSPAVKLHVSGGSGMIENTSPYLILKDSNNTDPAGLVGYISIQGSDSLEKAWIGDGGLNALLSFYGGTGYSSNFYTNGAERVRIDISGNVGIMTTTPGAPLEIYAFDGKHIRLSEGVTNYGEIGYGYAGAGGAMTWIGTNLNSTSLARTQSNVSWPSWFSLYDTYNDYYYVGRIAAGGGSTVTVPFFIKNDGNVGIGTTNPQRILHVHATTDGNLWVRAGSEFGAGYSGTAIQSVNDANNTTTTLNLAGAPIVMLGNVGMGIANPAYKLDVASGWVNSVSGYKTNGADYAEYFENEEQISTGSVVGINTATGKVRKYQPSDELLGICTEGHGFIGNNMDESNVNYSLIGLLGQLEFNKNETIIVGRLVKTTDGKKIGILLSNGKVFIGK
- the ppdK gene encoding pyruvate, phosphate dikinase, giving the protein MGTKNVYFFGKGKADGNGKMKDLLGGKGAGLAEMTNSGVAVPAGFTITTEVCDHYYKNGKNLPAGLEEEVEENITKLEATMGMKLGEELNPLLVSVRSGAKESMPGMMDTILNLGINDKVVESLIKKTNNPRFAWDSYRRFIQMFSDVAMDVPKHNFEEALTEAKHKKAKDTGRDPKEVKDTDLSADDLKQLVVVFKGIYKKEKGEDFPQEPRKQMWAAIKAVFNSWNNERAIVYRQKYNIKGLLGTAVNVQSMVFGNMGDTSATGVCFSRNPANGENKFYGEFLINAQGEDVVAGIRTPQKISVESSKEWSQVHGISEEDRKNKYPSLEELMPVAYKQLIEYKNKLEKHYRDMQDMEFTIQEGNLYMLQTRNGKRTGFAAIKCAVDMVKEGLIDEKEAVLRVNADQLNEVLRPVFNKSDKEKARGEGRIVARGLNAGPGAACGQVYYTAPEAVEAAEKRGEKVILVRYETTPEDIKGMIVAQGILTAMGGATSHAAVVARQLGTVCVAGCNKLHIDYVKKQMTVDNQVVKQGDFLSIDGFTGEVILGKITTIPSEILQVLIEGTLPVGESELFQEYQLLMSWADKYRTLGIRTNADQPDQSIVARKFGAEGIGLCRTEHMFFGGDRIKAVREMILASDTAGREKALDKLLPMQVDDFVGIFEAMSGLPVTIRLLDPPLHEFLPNKDEEIKELAAEMKVSFDVLKNKVKSLHEFNPMLGHRGCRLGITYPEIYDMQFRAIILAAITIKQKGEDIVPEIMIPLVGDVMEFTILRDNCVKIIEDETKKAGINLDYKIGTMIEVPRAAITADTIGKEAEFFSFGTNDLTQMTCGFSRDDSGSFLGEYVEKGIYEFEPFQVLDQEGVGELMKIAVQKGRSVKSDLKMGICGEHGGEPMTIAFCHKIGLNYVSCSPYRIPIARLAAAHAALKA
- the dnaG gene encoding DNA primase, whose product is MTLSNNTIDSIRDKTDIVELIGQYVRLKKKGQNFLGLCPFHQEKTPSFTVNPVKNIWHCFGCGSGGNVFGFLTRIENINFIEAARMLAEKAGITLEEDKNYSPAINDKKNINYEIMKQALVYFEANLSEERVSKYLAQRKINTGISADMHLGYAKAQPNSLYLSLKKHYSDNDLLDTGLFVDSHSGILDRFIDRLIFPIFDLQNRVVAFGGRTLGNDTAKYINSPETMIYHKSDHLFALNTARPFIKENDNSLILVEGYMDALALYQSGVRNVSAVLGTSLTPQQVKLAERYAENIYLCFDADDAGQKAVIRAVELLRNTQSKVKVINLLDCKDPDDFVKKYGGEKFAEQINTALPLLKFALYHIINQYSPLGKAAQLGIEDKSRIIKDVKEVYAEQDEMIKNEYIGELAQILKLDNEFIKAKFYSYKIFNMRNKAVYYNTKQIGKQEKQEKEILSVLINDTDLRKEFVQKFSEYDFEDKDHQEIFKLLRENIDKKVDELLSDLPAEISKRITEFSMLESIINKRLHIEDHFKSLQQRNKNKRIAFLKSEINRLEKLADFDKLTLHQKELSDLIKQS
- a CDS encoding sigma-70 family RNA polymerase sigma factor; translation: MKKEATFKEETFEKDGHILDILDKNEVELEEIDIIVDEAVEEVAEEIEEELEELEIEELAADRADRFDSIKAYLKEIGRIKLLKPDEELEIARKIQDEHDEEARKVLIRTNLRLVVSIAKRYNGRGLSFLDLIQEGNIGLMKAVEKYDYKKGYKFSTYATWWIRQAITRAIADQSRSIRLPVHVVETINKLKKISKMFMQENKRKPSEEELATLSEFPINKIRELVKISQLPISLETPIGDDDSNNLSDIVEGDSAKNPEEKVLADLLREDLERVLSSFLTEREQMVLRLRFGLHDGMPRTLEEVGHVYNVTRERIRQIESKALEKLRQQTKNSHIASYLA